One part of the Sorangiineae bacterium MSr11954 genome encodes these proteins:
- a CDS encoding CHC2 zinc finger domain-containing protein, producing MISPQTIALVRERTDIVALILESVPTLKRRGRSFTGLCPFHKEKSPSFHVNPDRGFFHCFGCKEGGSAIDFVMKLDGLTFPEAVRLLAEKAGIPIEEDVRERSEVDRQKKQRDDLYAVNNLAATFFERQLRDHPHRHYALEELARRELVPTWASGDTAYDAYDTESPLSPIDDALQAFRIGYAPAAWDGLATFLKQQGVSPMFAEHVGLLVPRSSGTGHYDRFRHRLMFAVVDPQGRVVAFSGRSLRPLAPSDDPDSARSQRSNHDGGRDDKPAKYINSPESPIYSKGQMLFGIYQARHAIREEQCAIVVEGNFDVVSLQARGVKNVVAPLGTAFTAEQAKLLKRFASRVVLLFDADAAGRKATRASRVHLRDVGLSAKVGNLPAGVDPDEFLRTKGVAALNEILAHARGMLEFLIDGALDATFTASDVHERAARVAEVSQLLAEEDDPLIKMMAKTHAMELAGRIDLRLLDGVARHVPEDAFRALEASVKRAVAKAGPPPTLRRGESSDPPARARLPARPPGAGARRDLVGALIEHPELLRDPEVEPWLELLEGVSAQTVAALAQSFDGERLDTDRFQSRLSSLDAAIRSFAAERLAAPVHESVEAAKTQASRAAGTLRAIRLAESTREIADSQKNDGDFESQLTAAREAHRRVQATRTDARENRPPGSFARDGARDGAPDITSSKIFGLDTGPKAEPEY from the coding sequence TTGATATCGCCGCAGACCATCGCGCTCGTACGCGAGCGCACGGACATCGTCGCCCTCATTCTCGAGAGCGTGCCGACGCTCAAGCGCCGCGGCCGATCGTTTACCGGTCTCTGTCCTTTTCACAAGGAGAAGTCGCCGAGCTTCCACGTCAATCCGGACCGCGGCTTCTTCCACTGCTTTGGCTGCAAAGAGGGTGGAAGCGCCATCGACTTCGTCATGAAGCTCGATGGCCTGACCTTCCCCGAGGCGGTTCGCCTTCTGGCCGAGAAGGCCGGTATTCCCATCGAGGAAGACGTCCGCGAGCGGAGCGAAGTCGACCGACAGAAAAAGCAGCGCGACGACCTTTACGCGGTGAACAACCTGGCGGCCACGTTCTTCGAGCGTCAGCTGCGCGATCATCCCCACCGCCACTACGCCTTGGAGGAGCTCGCGCGCCGCGAGCTGGTGCCAACATGGGCCTCGGGCGACACCGCGTACGATGCCTACGACACCGAATCGCCGCTATCTCCGATCGATGACGCGCTGCAAGCCTTCCGCATCGGTTATGCGCCGGCGGCGTGGGATGGCTTGGCGACCTTTCTCAAGCAGCAGGGCGTCTCCCCGATGTTCGCGGAGCACGTGGGGCTGCTCGTCCCGCGCTCCTCGGGCACGGGGCACTACGATCGCTTTCGACATCGCTTGATGTTTGCCGTGGTGGACCCGCAAGGCCGGGTGGTCGCCTTCAGCGGCCGCAGTTTGCGCCCCCTTGCGCCGTCCGACGATCCGGACTCCGCGCGCTCCCAGCGCTCCAATCATGATGGGGGGCGCGACGATAAGCCTGCAAAATACATCAATTCGCCCGAGAGTCCGATTTACAGCAAGGGACAGATGCTCTTCGGCATCTATCAAGCACGGCATGCGATTCGGGAAGAGCAGTGCGCCATCGTCGTCGAAGGGAACTTCGACGTCGTGTCGCTTCAGGCGCGCGGCGTCAAAAACGTGGTAGCGCCCCTTGGCACGGCCTTTACGGCCGAACAGGCCAAGCTGCTCAAACGCTTCGCGTCACGGGTGGTGCTGCTCTTCGATGCCGATGCCGCTGGCCGCAAAGCCACCCGCGCCTCCCGCGTTCACCTTCGAGACGTCGGCCTCTCGGCCAAGGTCGGGAACTTGCCCGCCGGGGTCGATCCGGACGAGTTTCTACGCACCAAGGGGGTAGCGGCGCTGAATGAAATCCTGGCGCACGCGCGGGGCATGCTCGAGTTTTTGATCGATGGCGCACTCGATGCCACGTTTACCGCGTCCGACGTTCACGAGCGGGCCGCGCGCGTCGCGGAAGTGTCGCAACTTCTCGCAGAGGAGGACGATCCTCTCATTAAGATGATGGCAAAGACCCACGCCATGGAGCTGGCCGGCCGCATCGATTTGCGTCTTTTGGACGGCGTAGCGCGTCACGTCCCCGAGGATGCCTTTCGCGCCTTGGAGGCCTCCGTCAAACGTGCCGTTGCCAAGGCCGGGCCGCCGCCCACCTTGCGCCGCGGTGAGTCGTCGGATCCCCCGGCGCGCGCGCGTTTGCCGGCCCGGCCCCCGGGCGCCGGCGCCCGGCGCGATCTGGTGGGGGCGCTCATCGAGCACCCGGAGCTTCTGCGCGATCCCGAGGTGGAGCCATGGCTCGAGCTCCTCGAGGGCGTTTCGGCACAAACGGTGGCCGCGCTGGCCCAGTCGTTCGATGGCGAGCGGCTCGACACCGACCGATTTCAATCGCGTCTGTCGTCGCTCGATGCCGCCATTCGCTCCTTCGCGGCGGAGCGGCTTGCGGCACCGGTTCATGAATCGGTCGAGGCAGCCAAGACCCAAGCGTCCCGGGCCGCGGGCACGCTTCGCGCGATCCGGCTGGCCGAATCCACCCGCGAAATTGCGGATAGCCAGAAAAATGACGGTGACTTCGAATCTCAGCTGACCGCGGCGAGGGAAGCGCACCGCCGTGTTCAGGCGACCCGAACGGACGCCCGCGAGAACCGACCGCCCGGCTCATTCGCTCGGGATGGCGCCCGCGATGGCGCGCCCGACATCACTTCTTCAAAAATCTTTGGCCTAGACACTGGACCCAAAGCCGAACCCGAGTATTAG
- the atpD gene encoding F0F1 ATP synthase subunit beta: MTSPSIPTGSGTAANRQGKIVQVIGPVVDVEFPEGQLPKILNALKVTNPGISKAKENLTLEVAQHLGENTVRTIAMDTSDGLVRGMEVRDTGGPIAMPVGPECLGRILNVIGEPVDEAGPLNAKKTAPIHRAPPTFQEQSTKVEVFETGIKVIDLLAPYRKGGKIGLFGGAGVGKTVLILELINNVAKAHGGVSCFAGVGERTREGNDLWLEMKESTLDSGEPVISKAALIFGQMNEPPGARARVALSALTVAEYFRDDEGQDVILFVDNIFRFTQAGSEVSALLGRIPSAVGYQPTLSTEMGALQERITSTTKGSITSVQAIYVPADDLTDPAPATTFAHLDATTVLSRSIAELGIYPAVDPLDSTSTLLDPQIVGEHHYAVARRVQSTLQKYKDLQDIIAILGMDELSEDDRLVVSRARKIQRFLSQPFFVAQNFTGIQGKLVKLEKTIESFEQILDGKFDDDALYPEQAFYLVGDIEEVKAKAAELTKKK; encoded by the coding sequence ATGACTTCTCCCTCCATCCCCACCGGCTCCGGCACCGCAGCAAACAGGCAAGGCAAGATCGTCCAGGTCATCGGACCGGTCGTCGACGTCGAGTTCCCCGAAGGGCAGCTGCCCAAGATTCTGAACGCTTTGAAGGTGACCAACCCTGGCATCTCCAAGGCCAAAGAGAATCTGACGCTCGAGGTCGCCCAGCACCTCGGTGAGAACACGGTGCGCACCATCGCCATGGACACCTCGGACGGCCTCGTTCGCGGCATGGAAGTGCGTGACACGGGCGGACCGATCGCCATGCCGGTCGGGCCCGAGTGCCTCGGGCGCATTTTGAACGTGATTGGGGAGCCGGTCGACGAGGCTGGTCCGCTCAATGCGAAGAAGACGGCGCCGATTCACCGTGCACCGCCTACCTTTCAGGAGCAGTCGACGAAGGTCGAAGTCTTCGAGACGGGCATCAAGGTCATCGACCTGCTCGCCCCGTACCGTAAGGGCGGCAAGATCGGGCTGTTCGGCGGCGCCGGCGTCGGAAAGACCGTGCTCATCCTCGAGCTGATCAACAACGTCGCCAAGGCGCACGGCGGTGTGTCGTGCTTCGCCGGCGTCGGCGAGCGCACCCGTGAAGGAAATGACCTCTGGCTCGAAATGAAAGAGTCGACGCTCGACAGCGGCGAGCCGGTCATCAGCAAGGCCGCCCTCATCTTCGGGCAGATGAACGAGCCCCCGGGAGCCCGCGCCCGCGTGGCCCTCTCGGCCCTCACCGTGGCCGAATACTTCCGTGACGACGAGGGTCAGGACGTCATCCTCTTCGTCGACAACATCTTCCGCTTCACGCAGGCCGGCTCGGAAGTGTCCGCTCTTCTCGGCCGTATCCCCAGCGCCGTCGGTTACCAGCCGACCCTGTCGACCGAAATGGGCGCGCTCCAGGAGCGCATCACGTCGACCACCAAGGGCTCCATCACCAGCGTGCAGGCCATCTACGTGCCCGCCGACGACTTGACCGACCCCGCGCCCGCTACGACCTTCGCCCACTTGGACGCCACGACGGTTCTTTCGCGCTCCATCGCGGAGCTCGGAATTTACCCCGCCGTGGACCCGCTCGACTCCACCTCCACCCTGCTCGACCCGCAGATCGTCGGCGAGCACCACTACGCCGTCGCGCGCCGTGTGCAGTCGACCCTGCAGAAGTACAAGGACCTGCAGGACATCATCGCCATCCTCGGTATGGACGAGCTGAGCGAGGACGACCGCCTCGTCGTCTCCCGCGCCCGCAAGATCCAGCGCTTCCTGTCGCAGCCGTTCTTCGTGGCCCAGAACTTTACGGGTATCCAGGGCAAGCTGGTGAAGCTCGAGAAGACCATCGAGAGCTTCGAGCAGATCCTCGACGGCAAGTTCGACGACGACGCGCTCTACCCGGAGCAGGCCTTCTACCTGGTCGGCGACATCGAAGAGGTCAAGGCCAAGGCCGCCGAGCTCACGAAGAAAAAATAG
- the atpC gene encoding ATP synthase F1 subunit epsilon, which translates to MADNKIELEIVTPRGRALAATVDEVTAPSVNGELGVLPGHLPLLAALQSGVVSYKVSGEQKKCAVGPGFAEIGPEKLLILTDEFTERDAIDPVLLRKEFAEIDVELTKLISESTTDAPAAAKRRELAARENWIAAQLELYGDPPPPTMRTEEFGPPPPPAAEDVPQGSSETNGG; encoded by the coding sequence ATGGCCGACAACAAGATCGAACTGGAGATCGTGACGCCGAGAGGGCGCGCACTCGCCGCCACGGTGGACGAGGTGACCGCGCCCAGCGTCAACGGCGAGCTGGGTGTGCTTCCGGGCCACTTGCCGCTGCTCGCCGCCCTGCAGAGCGGCGTCGTTTCGTACAAAGTCTCGGGCGAGCAGAAGAAGTGCGCCGTGGGGCCGGGTTTCGCCGAGATTGGGCCGGAGAAGCTGCTCATCCTCACCGACGAGTTCACCGAGCGCGACGCCATCGACCCGGTGCTGCTCCGCAAGGAGTTCGCCGAGATCGACGTGGAGCTGACCAAGCTCATTTCCGAATCGACGACCGACGCGCCGGCCGCCGCCAAACGGCGCGAGCTGGCCGCGCGTGAAAACTGGATCGCCGCCCAGCTCGAGCTCTACGGCGATCCGCCCCCGCCCACGATGCGCACCGAGGAGTTCGGCCCGCCGCCGCCTCCGGCCGCCGAGGACGTTCCGCAGGGGTCGAGCGAGACGAACGGGGGTTAG
- a CDS encoding peptidyl-prolyl cis-trans isomerase has product MAKDAASSAREKSGAAGGAPRWPLMALGGAVVVLVGYLALKGGGSGSPSAANPADAGADSASVAPDAASTTAEEVALDAGDPFGLGASESVPTERENRDAGVGAVMADGTPVPPLPKDAPRSVRFGVILVSYTGAQGAPANARSKSEAKELAEKLAAEAKTDFRAAVAHGDSGSSDDLGRITRGTLELAPEYILFTLASGQTSDPIDTPRGFWIVKRTD; this is encoded by the coding sequence ATGGCTAAGGACGCCGCGAGCAGCGCACGTGAAAAGTCGGGCGCCGCAGGCGGCGCCCCGCGGTGGCCCCTCATGGCGTTGGGGGGCGCGGTGGTGGTGCTCGTGGGCTACCTAGCCCTCAAGGGCGGTGGTTCGGGCAGCCCCAGCGCGGCCAACCCTGCCGACGCAGGCGCCGACAGCGCGAGCGTGGCGCCCGATGCGGCGTCCACCACGGCCGAAGAGGTCGCGCTCGACGCCGGGGATCCCTTTGGCCTCGGCGCCAGCGAATCGGTCCCCACGGAGCGCGAAAATCGGGACGCGGGGGTGGGCGCGGTCATGGCCGATGGAACGCCGGTCCCTCCCCTGCCCAAGGACGCTCCGCGCTCGGTCCGTTTCGGCGTGATTCTGGTCAGTTACACGGGTGCGCAAGGCGCGCCGGCGAACGCGCGCTCCAAGAGCGAGGCCAAGGAGCTGGCCGAAAAACTTGCAGCCGAAGCAAAGACCGACTTCCGGGCGGCCGTGGCGCACGGTGACAGCGGATCCTCGGATGATCTCGGGCGAATTACCCGTGGTACCTTGGAGCTCGCACCGGAATACATTCTTTTCACCCTAGCCTCGGGGCAGACGAGCGACCCAATCGATACCCCTCGCGGTTTTTGGATCGTGAAGCGCACCGACTAA
- a CDS encoding polyhydroxyalkanoic acid system family protein, translating to MATIDIARPHTLTKEEAKKRAEELAKGMQEKLGIVWNWVGDVIEFKVPSGAAKGAEGKVRVSDRDVRVEVDLPFMLKMMKGAVESKIQEKLKDLL from the coding sequence ATGGCCACCATCGACATCGCGCGCCCCCACACGCTCACCAAGGAAGAAGCCAAGAAGCGCGCCGAGGAGCTTGCCAAAGGCATGCAAGAGAAGCTCGGGATCGTGTGGAACTGGGTTGGAGACGTCATCGAGTTCAAGGTCCCCAGCGGCGCGGCCAAAGGGGCCGAGGGCAAGGTGCGGGTCTCCGACCGCGACGTCCGCGTGGAGGTCGATCTCCCGTTCATGCTGAAAATGATGAAGGGGGCCGTCGAGAGCAAAATCCAAGAGAAGCTCAAGGACCTGCTCTGA